From Humidesulfovibrio mexicanus:
ATGTCAAGATGCCGTGCAGCCTAGCCCCTTTTGCTCTCCTCTTGCATTTCACTATCAGAATTGGCGCAAAATAAAAAAAGGGAGGGGGAACACTCCCCCTCCCTTATGAATCGCGTTGTGCTTCGACTTAGAAGTCGTAGCGTACGTTCAGGAGACCGCCGGCCTTGGTCAGGTCGTCGCGGACGCCGTAGGTGCCGGTGAGGCCGATGACCCAGCCGTCAGCAGGCATGTAGTTGAAGCCAAGGTCGAAGTCCGTGCCCCACATGTCGACATCGTCGCTGCCGGACTTCATGAAGTCCTGCATGTAGGTGGCGCCGACAAAGGGCTTGAAGGCGCCCATGTCGTACTGGGCGCGAAGGCCCAAGGTGCCGGACCAGGAGTAGATGCCAGACTTGCTGTAGTCGGTGGCGTTCAGTCGGTAGCTGCCCTGGTGCTCGTTCAAGTACAGGGTGCCAAGGCGGGCGCTGAACAGGAACTTGTCCCAATCCAGGTAGCCAGTCACGCCAGCGGAGGTCACCATGCGGTTGGCGTCCATGCTGTCGCTGTACTTCACGCCGACCTGGGTGTCCTTCATGGTGTAGTCAAGCCACGTGTAGCTGAAGGACGCGTCAAGGACGATATCCTTGGTGATGGAGTAGCTCACGTACGGCACAACGGACCAGCCGTCATACTCCATGTTGCCGGAGTTGTACTTGGTGGTCAGGTCGAGGTTCTCGTAGCCGACCGCAACACCCACGAGCAGATCGCCCAACTGCTTGTCGGCGCCGATCATGCCGGTGAAGAGAGAGCCATCATATTTGGCCCCGGACTTCGTGTTGTCCAGATAGCTCCCGCTGCCAAGGGCCCACACGCCGATTCCCATGGGGCCGTTGCCGGAAGAGTTGCCCTGTCCGCCGGGGCTGGTCATGGCGGTAATCCGGGTGGCGATCATCCCCACATTGGCGGTAGCTGCGGCCTTGGCCACTTCCGAGGTGATCTGAGACTGGTTCTTCTCGTTGGTCGCGTTGCTGCTGGCGAACGCAGACCCCACGCCAAGCGTGAGCATCGCGATAAGGCACGTCGCGGCAGCCATCAGTTTGTTAGTTTTCATAGCCCTCCTTCCTTCTTTCCTTCTTTGCGGTTAAAAATTCCTGGGTTGACGTATACGCAATCAGATAAGCCTTGTCTAGGCTTGTGAGGAACAAATCAATAAAAAAAATTGTACTCAAGCTAAATAGTTAGATGTGGTCCTCAAAAAAAGTTCGTACACCTCACAAAAACAGCGCCGACAAGGCCGTGTTCCTGGCCTATTTGGACACACCCGCTCCAGAGCCATTTCCGCCCAAAGGCCTCTCGTTCAAGCTCCGGGCTTCCCCCGCAGCAGCATCCCGGCGTGTGTGCGGCTTCTCTTCGTCCCGGTGCGTGTGGGCACTCTCCGTGATCTCGGCGTCGTGCCGCGCCCTGGACTGCATTCCTTCGTAGACCTGCGCGGCCTGAATGCGCGCAGCGGTGATCGACACTTCCCGCCCGGTGCCCGAACCGGCGCGCGCTGCGATGGGCATCGCAAGCGCCAGGACGACAAACAGCACGAAATTCCGTACGATCATGCTCTTCTCTTGAGGCTTGTGCATTTTTTGTTTACGAGAAGATACCTGATTCACGCTGAAGCACAAGCTTTTCAAGCCAAGCGGCGCCCGGAGGCCATCTTGCCAATATCGCCTTTGAAAGCCAACACATCGACACTCCGTTCCGTCATGACGGGTGCCCTGGCCGCTGGTGGCAGCGCGGCGCTGGGATACGCTCTTGCCTCGGCCATCCGCCTGCACCGCATTTCGGACAGTTTTCACGTTTCCTATAGTGACTCGAAACTGCCCATGCTCGTGGAATCTGACGGCTACTTCCATCTTTGGCGCGCCAAGGCGCTCCTGGCCAGCCAGGCGCTCTGGACCTCAGAACCGCCGGTAAGCGTTCTCGCGGCGTTCATGAGCGCCTTGACCGATTCCCCCGTCGAACTCGTGGCCTACTGGATCCCGGCGTTCTTCGGCATCGCGGCCGGAATCTGGTGCTGGGCCTGGGGACGGCTCTTGGGAGCCCCCAAACGCTATTGCGCGCTGGCGGCCCTGGCCGGAGCCCTGGTTCCCGCATGGTTCGACCGCTGCTGTCCCGGCTGGTTCGACACCGATCCCGGCATCGCCTTCTTCTGGCTGGGCGGCCTGTTCGCCACCGCCCGCATGTCCTTGGCTCCAGGTCGCCCCGCCGCTGCACACACGCTGCTCATGGCCGTTTGCAGCGCCCTGCTGGCCTGGTGGTGGAAGCCTGGCCTAGCCATGGTCTCGTTTTTCCTCATCCTTTGGGGGGCCACCTTCCCACTGGCCCACGAAAACACTTGGCGCAACATCCGAATCGCCACCGCTCTCGGCGTTCTCGCCATCCCGACCGCCCTTTTGCTGCTTCCCAACACTGCACTGCCCGAAGGATTGGGCGCGTACCGCGATTACATGCTCGTGCACGCCAAGATGGTCCTTGGCCGCACCAACGATGCCGCCCTGCTCTCCATCGACGAACTGGCGCCCCTGACGCCCTTGGAACTGCTGCGCGAACTGGGCGGCAACGCGGTCTCCGGCGCATGTTCCCTGGCTGCGGCAGGGCTGCTGTTCCTGCGTTCACCCCGCCCGGCGTTGTTCCTGCTGCCCGCACTGGGAGCGGCGGCGCTTGCCCTGATCGCCCAACGCTTCGTGTTCCTCGCGGCCCTTCCCGCAGCCCTCGGCATTGGCCTGCTGCCCTGGCTGGTCGCTGAAGGACTGCGCTCGCGCCGCTTCCAGGCACTCTTCGCCAAGCCCCGTCTTGTTGTGGGCCTGGCCTGGGGCGCAAGCGCGGCCATGGTCGCAAGCCTCGTCTACGCGCAGACCACGAACGAACTGCGCTTCTCCTTTCAGGAGCCCCAGGACCGCATCGCCCTGACGCTCAAGCGCATCGCCCCCCCTGACGCCCGTCTTTGGAACTGGTGGGACGATGGGTACTTCCTGGCCGCCCGCAGCGGCCTCACGCCCCTGTTCCACGGCGGCAGCCAGACCGCGCGCATGGGGTACATCGCCGCGCGGCCGCTGGTCTCGGACAACCCGCTGCTGGCCCGGCGCTGGATCCGCCTCTTCGCCCTGCGCGGAGAGCAGACCCTGGCCCCGCTCGCAGCCGCCTGGGGCGGAGAAGAGGCCGCATGGGACGGCCTTGAAAAGGTTCTCTCCAATCCGGACATGGCCGCGGCCCTCTCCGAAATGCCCCGACTGGCGCAAGGCATCGACTGGTTCATCCCGCAGGGACGCGTGTTTTTGTACTTGCCGCAGCGCTTCCTGCGCCTGTCCATGTGGTGGATCGGCATGGGCAAATCGCGTCATCACGATGTGGCGGCGTTCAAGCCGCACATCGACAGCTTCCGCCGTTCGAGCTTCCGCTTCGACCCGCTCCGCAAGCGGGTGGAACTGCCGCCGGAGGTGCTGGCCAAAGGCTACACGGACTTCGGCGGCGTATTCGTCACCTCGCGCGCTCCGCTGGTCGAGCCCTTTGGCGGTGGCGTGCCCGGTCCCTACATCGTCACCTCGGAACTTTCGCCCTGGCTGTACATTGTGGACGAAAGCGCCATCCGCTCCATCGGCTTCCGCCTGCTTGCGCCAAGCGGCGCGCCGCTGCCCGGCTTTGCCCCGGTGGTGGCGAACCACGCCTACGGCGGCCTTTGGGAGGTGCTGCCATGACGCCTGGCGCGCCACTCCGTCCGGGAGCGCCCCCGCAGACCATGGTCATCATCCCGGCCTTGGACGAGCAGGCCACCATCGCCACCATCGTCTCCGCGGTTCTCGCCCAGGGACTCCCGGTCGTTGTGGTGAACGATGCAAGCACGGACCGCACCGCGGAAGCCGCGCGCGCCGCCGGGGCCGTGGTGCTGGACCTGCCCTGCCGCCTCGGAGCCTGGGGGGCCGCACAGGCGGGAATGCTCCACGCGTTGCGCTCGGGCTGCCGCCATGTGGTCACCATCGATGGCGACGGCCAGCACCCCCCCGACGACATACGTTCGCTGCTCGCCCCGATCCTTTCAAACGAGGCGGACATCGTCATCGGGTCATGCACTGCGCGGGCCAGCGCCGCCAGGCGTCTGGCCTGGAGGCTTTTCCAGCTTCTTTCGGGCCTTTCCTTGAACGACATCACCTCCGGATTCCGGGCCTACAACCTCCCCGCCACGCGGGCCATGCTCTCGGCCGAGGCCACCCTGGCCGACTACCAGGACCTGGGAATCCTGCTCCTGGCGCGCCGACGCCACTATCGCATCCGCGAGTCGCCCGTGGCCATGTGCGCCCGCGCGGTCGGCAAATCCCACATCTTTTCGTCGTGGTTGAAAGTGGCCCGGTACATGGTGTACACCGTAACCATAGCATGTACGCGCCGCTGAAGGATCCGCCTGTTTCCCCCTCTTCCGAGGCGCGACCGTCCGGACGATGCCGCGCCCCAAACAGACAAGGAATGCAATGACGCAGCAATTGACGGGAATATACTGGCTCACCGGGCTTTCCGGCGCGGGCAAGACCACGCTGACTCTTGGCGCGGCGGACCTGCTGCGCGCGCAGGGACACCCCTGCCTTGTGCTGGACGGCGACATCATGCGCGCAGGCCTGAGTTCCGACCTCGGCTTCAGCCCGGAGGACCGGCGGGAGAACCTGCGCCGGGCCGGCGAGGTGGCCAGGCTGGTGGCCCAGCAGGGCCAGGTGTGCCTGTGCGCCTTCATCACGCCCTATCAGGCCACGCGCAACGCCCTGCGCCAGCGGCTGGGCCCGCTGTACCGCGAAATATTCGTCAGCTGCCCGCTGGAGTCCTGCGTTAGCCGCGACCCGAAAGGCAATTACGCCAGGGCGCGCCGGGAGGGCCGCACGGACTACACCGGCATCGGGGCCCCGTACGAAACCCCGGACGCGCCGGACGTGCGGGTTGAAACCAACACGAGCGGCATCGACGACTGCGTGCGGACAATCGTCCAATTCATATACGATTCGCAACCGCCGCGCCAGGGAGACCGATAAGGTGTTCGTCAGCTACCGCATCACCGCCTGCGTCATCGCGCTCTTCACCGGGGCGGTGATCTTCCGTCTGGTGCGGCGCAACCTGCTGCACGGCAGCTATGCCGCGTGGTGGCTGGCAGCCGGACTGTTCGCCGTGCTGGTCGGCGTCTTCCCCTCCGGCTTCGACAGACTCGGCCACGCCTTGGGCGTGAACTATCCGCCCATCCTGTTCATCGTGCTGGCGCTCGCCGCCTTCGCCGTGCGGATGCTCATCTCCGACATGGAGCGCACCCGCATGGAATTGACCCAGCGCAGGCTGGTGCAGCGCTATGCCCACATATCCCTGCGCCTGCGCGCCATTGAACGGGAACTGCTTGCACACGGCATGAGCCTGCCCCGGCATTGCCGCGACACAGCGGACGACGCCCCGGTGGACGACGCTCCCGGGCCGGACGGACAGGCCGGGCCGCCCTCCTCTTAAAGGCGGCACGGCGGATGCGCATCCTCCACCTCGGCAAGTTCCACCCGCCCCACACCGGCGGCATGGAGCGTTTCCTGGGGCAACTGGCCCAGGCGCAGGCGAAGGAAGGCGACGAAGTCCTGGTGCTCGCCCACGGATCGGAGCACGGCGGCGAGAGCCCCTGCGTCCAGGTCCACCGCGCGCGCGTGGCCTTCTCGGTCGGAGGCTACGCCCCCGTCGCTCCTGCTCTGCCGTTTCTGTATGTCCAGGCCCTGCGGCGATTCCGGCCCCATGTGGTCCATGTGCACGCGCCCAACGGCGCGGCCCTGTGGCCCGCGCTCCTGCGGGGCGGGGGCGGCCCGCCTGTGGTGTTGCACTGGCACGCGGACGTAGCCTTCCCCCCGGACCACGAGCCCTCCCCATTGATCATGGCCTGCTGGCGCAGGCTGGAGGCCCTGGCCCTGCGCCGCGCCCACGCCGTCATCGCCACTTCGCGCGCCTATCTGGACGCCAGCCCGCAGCTCGCCGCACTTGGCGGCGCCTGCCGCGTGGTTCCCCTGGGCCTAGAGGAACCCGCGCCCGCGAAAACGCTCCTCCCGGACCACCCCGCCACGCGTTTTCTGGACTCCTGCACCGGCCTGCGCGTGCTGGCCGTTGGCCGTCTGGCCCACTACAAGGGCTTCAATGTGCTGCTTGAGGCCCTGCGCGCGGTTCCGGACGCCCGCCTCTGCCTTGTGGGCAACGGCGAGGAGCGCTCCAGGCTCACGGCCTTGGCGAATCTGCCGGAACTGCGCGATCGGGCGCTGCTCGCCGGAGCCGTGTCGGACGATGTCCTCGACGCCTGCTACCGGGCCAGCCATGTCCTCTGTCTGCCCTCGCTCTCCCGCAGCGAGGCCTTCGGCATGGTGCTGCTTGAGGCCATGGCGCGCCAAGTGGCCTGCCTGGCTGCGCAGGTTCCGGGAAGCGGCATGGCCGAGGTGCTGGACCAGGGCCGCGCCGGGCTGCTGGTTGGGCCGGGCTCCGTTTCCGAACTCGCCCATGCGCTGCGCCAGTTGGCCGAAAACGAACCATTGCGGCTGCGGCTGGCGCGGGCAGGACGCGAACGCTTTGCCGCGCGTTACGCCATGGGTCGCATCGCGGCTCAGCTGCGCACCCTGTACGAAGAGCTCTTGGCCGCGGAACGATGAACACAACGGAGGTTCCATGACTGGCGCCCCATGGCGCGCGTTGAGCGCCCTTGCCGCAATCCTGTGCCTCGGCCTGCTGGTCGGCGCCTGCTCCAGCCGCCACCAGCAAGCCGACGAGCTGGCCCGCTCCGGAAAATTCCAACCGCGTCGCTTCGACACCACAAATTTCGTGCTCATGGGCTGGGAGCGCCAGGGGCAGGGCGA
This genomic window contains:
- the cysC gene encoding adenylyl-sulfate kinase, coding for MPRPKQTRNAMTQQLTGIYWLTGLSGAGKTTLTLGAADLLRAQGHPCLVLDGDIMRAGLSSDLGFSPEDRRENLRRAGEVARLVAQQGQVCLCAFITPYQATRNALRQRLGPLYREIFVSCPLESCVSRDPKGNYARARREGRTDYTGIGAPYETPDAPDVRVETNTSGIDDCVRTIVQFIYDSQPPRQGDR
- a CDS encoding glycosyltransferase family 2 protein — translated: MTPGAPLRPGAPPQTMVIIPALDEQATIATIVSAVLAQGLPVVVVNDASTDRTAEAARAAGAVVLDLPCRLGAWGAAQAGMLHALRSGCRHVVTIDGDGQHPPDDIRSLLAPILSNEADIVIGSCTARASAARRLAWRLFQLLSGLSLNDITSGFRAYNLPATRAMLSAEATLADYQDLGILLLARRRHYRIRESPVAMCARAVGKSHIFSSWLKVARYMVYTVTIACTRR
- a CDS encoding glycosyltransferase; the protein is MRILHLGKFHPPHTGGMERFLGQLAQAQAKEGDEVLVLAHGSEHGGESPCVQVHRARVAFSVGGYAPVAPALPFLYVQALRRFRPHVVHVHAPNGAALWPALLRGGGGPPVVLHWHADVAFPPDHEPSPLIMACWRRLEALALRRAHAVIATSRAYLDASPQLAALGGACRVVPLGLEEPAPAKTLLPDHPATRFLDSCTGLRVLAVGRLAHYKGFNVLLEALRAVPDARLCLVGNGEERSRLTALANLPELRDRALLAGAVSDDVLDACYRASHVLCLPSLSRSEAFGMVLLEAMARQVACLAAQVPGSGMAEVLDQGRAGLLVGPGSVSELAHALRQLAENEPLRLRLARAGRERFAARYAMGRIAAQLRTLYEELLAAER
- a CDS encoding autotransporter outer membrane beta-barrel domain-containing protein, producing the protein MKTNKLMAAATCLIAMLTLGVGSAFASSNATNEKNQSQITSEVAKAAATANVGMIATRITAMTSPGGQGNSSGNGPMGIGVWALGSGSYLDNTKSGAKYDGSLFTGMIGADKQLGDLLVGVAVGYENLDLTTKYNSGNMEYDGWSVVPYVSYSITKDIVLDASFSYTWLDYTMKDTQVGVKYSDSMDANRMVTSAGVTGYLDWDKFLFSARLGTLYLNEHQGSYRLNATDYSKSGIYSWSGTLGLRAQYDMGAFKPFVGATYMQDFMKSGSDDVDMWGTDFDLGFNYMPADGWVIGLTGTYGVRDDLTKAGGLLNVRYDF
- a CDS encoding DUF2304 domain-containing protein, giving the protein MFVSYRITACVIALFTGAVIFRLVRRNLLHGSYAAWWLAAGLFAVLVGVFPSGFDRLGHALGVNYPPILFIVLALAAFAVRMLISDMERTRMELTQRRLVQRYAHISLRLRAIERELLAHGMSLPRHCRDTADDAPVDDAPGPDGQAGPPSS